The sequence CAGACCCTGTCGCGCTACGCCCTGGCCCTGTTCGCCCGCGGCGAAGCCCTGGCCGCGAAACAGGGCCTGATCCTGGCCGACACCAAGTACGAGTTCGGCGTCGACGCCGCCGGGACCATCATCCTGGCCGACGAGATCCACACCCCCGATTCCAGCCGCTTCTGGTTCGCCGGCAGCTACGACCAGCGCTTCCAGGCCGGCCAGCCGCCCGAGAGCTTCGACAAGGACTTCGTGCGCCGCTGGGTGGTCGAGCGCTGCGACCCCTACAAGGACCCGATCCCGGAAATTCCGCCCGAGGTCGTGGTCGAGACCGCCGCCGTCTATATCCAGGCCTACGAGACCATCACCGGCCAGGCGTTCCAGTTTCCGCCCGAGGGCGCGGCGCCGCTGGAGCGGATTCGAGAGACCCTGGCCCAGTTCTTCTGAGCTATCCGCCGATCCCCAGGGTCTTCAGGTATTCCGGCAGCCGCCGATCCCAGGTGAAGGCCCGCGCCCGCGCCTGGGCCGCGTCGCCCAGCCGGCGGCGCAGGGCCTCGTCGTCCAGAAGCCGCCCCAGCGCCGCCTCCACCGAGGCCGGGTCTGCGCCGTCGCAGAGCAGGCCCACCTCGCCGTCCAGCACCGCGGTCGCCGCCCCGCCCTCGCGCCCGGCCACGCTGGGGGCGCCGTACCAGCCTGCCTCGACATAGGTCAGGCCGAAGCCTTCCACAGAATCCCCCTCCTTGCGCACCGGCATGGAGAAGACGTCGCAGGCCGCCAGCAGGCCGGCGCGCAGGTCGTCGTCCACGCGGCCGGTGAAGCGCACCCGCGCCTCGACCCCCAGCTCCGCCGCCAGAGCCTTCAGCCGCCCAGCGTCCTCGCCGCCGCCAGCCACCACATAGACCAGGCCCGGATGCCGCTGCGCCAGACCGGGCAGGGCGCGCAGGGTCATGTCGACGCCCTTGCGCGGCTCCAGCCGGGCCAGGGTCATCAGCACCGGCCCGCCGCCGGCGATCACCTCGGCCGCTCGCTTGATCCCCTCAGGTGAGGGCTCTGGCTGCGGCTCGATCGAGGCCTGGATCAGCACCACGCGCTCGGGCCGGCCCTTGAGGAAGGGCCGCACCCGGGCGGCGGTGTAGAGGGAATTGGCCAGGATGGCGTCGGCCCGCGCCAGCGCCGCCTCGATCTTGGCTCGCTTGCCCGGCGAGACCTCGTCCGGCTCGGGAAACTCGGAGCCGTGGGCCAGGACCGAGATCGACCCCAGGCCCTCCGGAATGGCCGCCACGCTCTTCCAGGAATCGGCGAACACTCCGCGCACGGCTTCGCCGCGGCGCGCCCGCCTCACCGCGGCGTGCTTGCGCCAGCGCCGCCAGGGCTTCGGTCCGTCGAAACGCTGGATCGGATAGGCTTTCGCGCTATCACCCGCGGCGTCCCTGGCGTCGCCGTCGGCGAACACCCGCACGGCATGTCCCTGCGCCGCCAGATGGTCGGCCAGCCCGGTCATGGCTCCCTCGATCCCGCCGACGCTGGGGAAGAAGCACTGAGTGACGATATAGATCATGGTGAGAATCGGTCCGGCGGCGGGCCGCGCCAATCTGTCCGATCCAGGAAGTGGTTCCAACCCGCTTGAAGAGCCGCGATCATGCCCCTATAAACCCGCGCTCGCTGCGACGGCAGACGCGTGCGGCTGGGTAGCTCAGATGGTTAGAGCGGTGGATTCATAACCCACAGGTCGGCGGTTCGATCCCGCCCCCAGCTACCAGGCCCAACTTTGGGCCTCGGTCTTTTCTACAGGCGCCCCCCAATCTTCAATCCCCGGCTGGTTCCGGGGCCGTTGATCGGTGTCAATGCCGCCGGCGGGGGGCTGCGCATCCTGCCGCCAGGATTCAATCCTCGGAGGGCGCCAGCGTGTCGTCACCGAAAAACCTGAGGCCCTGAAGCACGATGAACGGCGCTTCGCCCAGCGACGGGGCGGCGGAGTCGCTGGCCGGCTTCGTTTGGCGCACGCGCTATCGCGCCCCTGGTGAAGGCAGCCTTGACGACACCTTGCGCCGCGTCGCGCGCGCGACGGCCGCCGCCGAACAGGATCGGCAGGGCTGGGAGGCGCGCTTCTACGCCGTCCTGAAGGATCTTCGCTTCGTCCCCGGCGGTCGGATCCTGGCCGGCGCAGGGCGGCCGGGCGGCGCCACCCTGCTCAACTGCTTCGTCCTGCCGGGGCCGGGCGCCTCTGTCGAGCGCTGCATGGCCAGCCTTTCCGAGGCGATGGTGACGCTCTGCGCCGGCGGCGGCGTGGGGATCGACTTCTCGGGAGCGCCGCAGCGCGGAGCCGCCGTCGCGGACGGGCCTGCCGCGCCGGGTCCTGTCGCGCTGCTCGCGCTCTGGGACCAGGCCTGCGCCGTGCTCCTGGCCGAGGCGCAGCGCCGCGGCGCCATGATGGGAGCCTTGAACTGCGCCCATCCGGACGTCGAGACCTTCGCCGCCGCAAAAGGCCGCCCGGGCGCGCTCCCCCGCTTCGACCTGTCGATCGGGATTACGGATGGGTTCATGGCGGCGGTGGAGGCCGACCGGGCGTGGACGCTCCGGTTCCCCATCGCGGCCGGGGGGCGAGCCCCAGGCCGCCTGGTCCGTGCGAGGGACCTGTGGCGCCACATCATGACCTGCGCCTACGAGACCGGTGAGCCCGGGGTCCTGTTCCTCGACCGGATCGACGAAGCCAACAATCTTCGTGGCCAGGAGCGGATCGCG is a genomic window of Phenylobacterium montanum containing:
- a CDS encoding glycosyltransferase family 4 protein, whose protein sequence is MARPAAGPILTMIYIVTQCFFPSVGGIEGAMTGLADHLAAQGHAVRVFADGDARDAAGDSAKAYPIQRFDGPKPWRRWRKHAAVRRARRGEAVRGVFADSWKSVAAIPEGLGSISVLAHGSEFPEPDEVSPGKRAKIEAALARADAILANSLYTAARVRPFLKGRPERVVLIQASIEPQPEPSPEGIKRAAEVIAGGGPVLMTLARLEPRKGVDMTLRALPGLAQRHPGLVYVVAGGGEDAGRLKALAAELGVEARVRFTGRVDDDLRAGLLAACDVFSMPVRKEGDSVEGFGLTYVEAGWYGAPSVAGREGGAATAVLDGEVGLLCDGADPASVEAALGRLLDDEALRRRLGDAAQARARAFTWDRRLPEYLKTLGIGG